The Delphinus delphis chromosome 10, mDelDel1.2, whole genome shotgun sequence genome includes a region encoding these proteins:
- the FOXQ1 gene encoding forkhead box protein Q1 — protein MKLEVFGPREGLRDKPGSDLEGAGGRDAPSPLSAAGDDSLGSDGDCAANSPAAGGGAVALAGGGERSAGGGPGAAAAAAGGAGGGAGARGKPYTRRPKPPYSYIALIAMAIRDSAGGRLTLAEINEYLMGKFPFFRGSYTGWRNSVRHNLSLNDCFVKVLRDPSRPWGKDNYWMLNPSSEYTFADGVFRRRRKRLSHRATAPGPGPPDAAPPPPAPAAPAPATPRARSPARPEGRASPAGRFSGPFAIDSILSKPFRSRRSGDAGPGTRPPWGAAPCPLPPAYPALLPGAPAAALLPLGAFGAAEPPRLGARGAEAPPLLLAPLAAPAPAPAKPLRGPAACAHLYCPVRLPDALHVASARPPGPHLPGPPETLLA, from the coding sequence ATGAAGCTGGAGGTGTTCGGGCCCCGCGAGGGCCTCCGGGACAAGCCGGGGAGTGACTTGGAGGGGGCGGGCGGCCGCGACGCGCCGTCTCCGCTGTCGGCCGCGGGCGACGACTCCCTGGGTTCGGACGGGGACTGCGCGGCCAACAGCccggcggcgggcggcggcgccGTGGCGCTGGCGGGCGGCGGCGAGCGGAGCGCGGGCGGAGGGccgggcgcggcggcggcggcagcggggggcgcgggcggcggcgcgGGCGCGCGCGGCAAGCCGTACACGCGGCGGCCCAAGCCCCCGTACTCGTACATCGCGCTCATCGCCATGGCCATCCGCGACTCGGCTGGCGGGCGCCTGACGCTGGCTGAGATCAACGAGTACCTCATGGGCAAGTTCCCGTTCTTCCGCGGCAGCTACACCGGCTGGCGCAACTCCGTGCGTCACAACCTCTCGCTCAACGACTGCTTCGTCAAGGTGCTGCGCGACCCTTCGCGGCCCTGGGGCAAGGACAACTACTGGATGCTTAACCCCAGCAGCGAGTACACCTTCGCCGACGGGGTCTTCCGCCGCCGCCGCAAGCGCCTCAGCCACCGGGCGACGGCCCCGGGCCCCGGGCCGCCGGACGCCGCGCCTCCGCCGCCCGCGCCCGCCGCCCCGGCGCCGGCCACGCCCCGCGCGCGCTCGCCCGCTCGGCCCGAGGGGCGTGCCAGTCCGGCGGGCAGGTTCTCCGGCCCCTTCGCCATCGACAGCATCCTCAGCAAGCCCTTCCGCAGCCGCCGCTCCGGGGACGCGGGCCCCGGGACGCGCCCGCCGTGGGGCGCGGCGCCCTGCCCGCTGCCGCCCGCCTATCCCGCGCTGCTTCCGGGCGCGCCCGCCGCGGCCCTGCTGCCACTCGGGGCGTTCGGCGCGGCCGAGCCGCCGCGGCTGGGCGCGCGCGGGGCCGAGGCGCCGCCCCTCCTGCTCGCGCCCCtggcggccccggccccggcccccgccAAGCCGCTCCGGGGCCCGGCCGCCTGCGCGCACCTGTACTGCCCCGTGCGGCTGCCCGACGCCCTGCACGTGGCCTCGGCCCGCCCGCCGGGCCCGCACCTGCCCGGCCCGCCCGAGACGCTCCTGGCCTGA